GGGCCTACCGGATATACTGCAGGGCTCTGCAGCTGCTTATGCGCAGGGCGGAGGCGGCTCAGGGACTGCTGGGCAAAGCTTCTAGACTCATCCAGAGATGGAAGTGTCTCATACAGctgcaggggagggggaagagagggtaGAGATGCCAGCTTCAGATCAGAGCTCAACCTTAGTGAAGgcgcaggtggggggggggggcagtcaccTGTCCCTGTTGCAGGTAGAGTCGCAGCAATGGCTCCACCTGGGCTGGCTTCACAGTGCGGGGCTCCTGGGCCCCCCGAGGCCAAACCCTCAGTTCCTGCCCAGCCTTGGGTGGGGGCTCTTCTGCCAACTGCAGTAGGTCCAGTAGCAAAAACCCTGTGTAAGAGGCAAGAAATATGTcaaaagcagggcagtggtggcacacgcctttaatcccagcacttgggaggcagaggcaggcggatttctgagtttgaggccagcctggtctacagagtgagttccaggacagccagggctatacagagaaaccctgtctcgagaaaaaaaaaaaagaaagaaagaaagaaatatgtcaAAGAGGGATGGGAGCCTTgaagagaacagaggagagggagaagaaaatcaCCGTCAGGGTCTAGGAAGCGGAAGGCAGCCTTGCTCCCCGGCAGTGTTTGCTTCTCTGGGTCCTCTGTTAGCTTTATTCGAGGCTGGCCTCCCACAGACACCAGCTGCAAAGACAGGGTGTTTGAATGGCTGCACCCAGTCCCCTACCACGGTCTTCCAGACTCTCCCACCTGGAGCCAAATGTTGTCTTTACCTTATAGACACAACCCAAAGAGGGCTGTTTGGGGCAAGTGACCACATTGGTGCCAATGCCAATGACATTCACCTCGCTGCCCTGTGGGGACAAGTGACAGTGACATTGAGCCATGCTGCCACCTGTAGGGTGCCAGGGCCGTCTAGACTCTCCGCCACCTATCCCTCTTCCACTCTACCTTCTGGGCTAGTCTGGCCAGCTCCTTCTCGTCAATGTTGTTGCTGACTGCAATGGGAACAGACTCTAGCCAGGGCACCTGGAACCTGGATGTAATGGATTCACAGGTGGCACCCCTCAGATGCCCACGACTTACTGTGGCCTCCTTCCttgctccctcccttcccagtgGCCATGCCTTTACCCATCCTTGGCTTAGGAGCCCCTGGCTCTCCTACtctactcctccctccctccctccctccctccctccctccctccctcccagggcTTTCTCAGTTGCCCCTGATAGGCCCATGGTCTCGCTATAGAAGAGACCTTCCTTGTTGAGTCCCATCTCTCTGGGACTCACTCTTGCAGGAAGTTTCTAGCAGGCACACCATGCCCCTCGTGGGGAACTCACTGAGCACCAACAGTCCGAAAGATCCCACGGATCTCCTTAGCCTGCTGAAGCAGGTCACCGCTGTCCAGCCTCACACCCACTGCCCTGTAGCCCAGCTCTCCCAGTGCCAGGGCTACTGCCAGGAAGTTAGGAAGACCACTCCTGTGTGTAAAACAAGGGGGTCAGGGGCTCAGTGGCTCTACCACGGCCACCCTGATAGAATGCTCATCGCTCACCTTCGTACACTGTAGGAATCTAGCAGGCCCTGGAAAGCCCGGGGAAAGGCCAGAGCATAGGCCACAAACGCCGCACGCTCCCCTGGGTGTGGCTCCTGCTCCTCTAGCCCCAAGGACATACATACACGCTTTAGCCACAGATTTACACTGGCAGGCAGGTCCACGGTAGGGCCCTCGCTAGAAGCTGGAGCCAACATCTGTAGAAAGAGACCCGTCAAAGATGATTCTAGAGTTCATTGGATAGCCTGGGAGTGGCCCCTATGCTGTGGCCTCGGGGCAAAGGCAACTCCATGCCATGCCAGCTGTCTAGTGCAGACTTAGATCCAGTACCCGGGGCAGTATCTGCTAGTATATATAGCAGGGTCCAGCTCACTCCAGCCTGGGAATGAACTGGGTTTAGGATCTTGTCTTCTAGAGTAAAGCAGCCCCAGCATGGAAGCACACACTTTagatagaagcagaaggatcggGAATTCAagcccaacctgggctacactggGACCctgacataaaacaaaacagtactAACCGGGTCAGGGGGTACCTCACTCCCCGAAAATGAAGTGACAAAGGAGTGGGCCAGGGTCCCTGCCACTGGTACACCTCTCAGTTGGCCAGCAAgtgtgttgctgctgctgttgaatCCTGGGTgaaaaggtaggtaggtaggcttAGGGTACTCCTGATATTACGGTACCTCCCCTTCCCCAACCTTCGCCTCCTCCAGGCCTCACCACCCAGGTAGCTGTAAATCGAGGCCGTGAAGCCCCCGTCGGGACCCTGAGCTCGCCGCAAGCCCATCTCTAGTAATTTCTTATCCGGTCCTGCAATCAAGCGAAGCCGAGCAGCATTGGTGGCCACGAGGCTGTGGAGAGTAACAAGCCAGGAGAACCCTGGTGAGGGTCACAAAGCCACCCCAGTGGGAGGACTTAGCCCCAGCACTTCTACTGCCTGTACCTCTCAGGAACTCCGCTCACCTAGCATAGCTGACCAGGCACAGCAGCGGAGTCTCTAGCAGCTGTACCAGAAGAAGAGGCCCGGACACCTGCAGAAGCGGCACCTGTGGGGCGAGGGATCAGCTCCACAGTGGGACCTCCTGGCCACCCCACTCTTCCTAACACACCCAGCTCGCAGGGCACTCACACCAGGGAAGGCGAGGGAACCCTCTGGCAGAGCCCGCACCGTCACCCCAGAGCAGTCAAGGGCCCGAAGGTGCTCGAAGAACGCAGGGTCAGTGTCTGGGGGTAGCACTGAAGCCAGGAACTGCAAGTCTGGAGCGATAGAGAACACACGTAGTTTGGGGGAGGACCCGGTCAGGCAAGTCCCCTCAGAGGTCAGCAGATCATCAAGTGGGCACAGGAGATTCATTCGCAGGGAGCAGGGATTCTCTTCCAGCCAGAGGAATAGGTGCGGGTCGCGGCACTACCTGCATCCCGCAGACGGAAGGCGCGAAGAAAGCGCACACAGTCCTGCAGGCCAGCAGTCAGGGCGAAGGAGCCTCCGAAAGGACAGTGGCGGAAGAAGAGCTCAAACTCTGCTGCCTCGCACGCCCGGCCCGCACGCCAGTAGCCCAGCGCCATGGTAGCCTGATAGAGGTCCGTGAGCAGCGGCCGCACCACCATGCGCCCCTCACCGTCCAGCTCCATCTCCATTCCGCGGGGTACACAGACTCCGGACTAATGGCGCCCTACTCCACCCCCTAAGGCACTGGTCCAGAGAACTGACTCACGCGAAGGCGGGCCTTTCCTGGCAGAAGTGGGCGGAGCGACCCGCCTACCGAGCTAGTAGTTGCAGGGACTCTCAACCCAGCAAGGTAAGCAATGGGCACACCCCCATATCCCAGTCTCCTGGACTCCAGCTAGCCGCTCGCCCCTCAGAATGGTTCGTATAGGTTTTAGAGCTCAACTAGAGGCACTAAGGGCAAAACAACTTCAAAGGGCTCGGGTGCTTATCAGGTTGTACTTTACCCTGGTCTCTTGCCCCTAGCCAGAGAGGAGCAAACAGGGCAGCTGTGAGCAGCTGCGTGGAAAGCCAAGAGCCCCCTAGAGGTCAGTGCTGCCTTTCAAGTGTGAGGACTCAAGCATGGACGTGGGCTATGTTTGTTCAACCCCCGCACCCCCAGCCAGGCTGGCAGTGAGTCAATGTCCTAGGACAGTTTATGCTGAGCATGGTAGTTAATGTCTTCACCCCAGCATTGGGAATGCAGAGGCACGTGGTTCTCTAAACAGCCAAGGATATACagcaaaatttatttaaaaaaaaaaattagtcttttTTGTACTACAGGCAGATGcatgcccagaggccagaagCGGACACAGAGATCCTGGAACCCAGTTACAGCTGGTTGTGtttccatgtggttgctgggaatgaaccccatcttccagaagagcagccagtgctcttaactgctaagtcaccCTTCCCCAGATGATAGTTTTTGTTCAGGTCCCACAGGAAAGTCTAAAACTTTTGAGGGGGAGGGACTACATTGTTTCCTGACAACTAGGGACCATGATGAACAACACTGAGATGAGGCACACTTGTTGAGAGTACACCTTCTCAACTTAGACGTTCACACGATTTTACCAGCACTGTTGTCCCAGGACCACCAATACCTAAGGACCAACAAGGGATTTTAGGGGACCGGGCAGACAAAACTCCACAGTACAGCTGGCTGTCCACATTGTAACCATCCCAGGATATAGAGGATGTGCCCCTCCAGAGGCAAGGAGAATGAAGGGGAGTGTTAGAGTGGGCCCAAGTGTACTCCACATGGTCACAACAGCAGGGACAGGAGATGCAGCAGACAAATGTGGACCCAACAGATTCCATGTCTAGCCCAAACAGCTTGAACACAAGAGGTGGGCATGTATGGGACAAGTATGGACCAGAGCCCGGCAGAGCACTGTACACCAAGTAACCACAAGAGCCAGAGTGCGGGGGTCTcagtctttaatctcagcaggtCCTCACACACATGAACCACACACTCGGACTTTCAGATCTTGTTGAAAGCTGCGATGTCCACACTCTGCACCTGtggacagagacaaagggtgtgGCTGCAGACTGGCCGCCTAATGCAGGCTCATGCTCACCGTCCACAGTGGGGTCTGAGGTACTGCTCCTACGGATGTGGGGCCGAAGGAGCCAGTGTCCCAGTCCATCGGGCCTTCTCTTCCCAGGTGCCCACGCCCACTTACATGCTCCTCAAATTTGGTGATCTCCTCTTCGAGCAAGTCGGTGCCCACTTTGTCGTCCTCCACCACACACTGGATCTGCAGCTTCCGGATGCCATAGCCAACGGGCACGAGCTTGGAGCCCCCCCAAACCAGCCCGTCCAACTGGATGGAACGCACACAAGTCTCTAGCTGGGCCATGTCGGTCTCATCATCCCACTGTGAGAGaatgtggggtgggggcaggggaagagagCCATCTCAGGAACCTCTCGAACACCAGGGGAAACACCCACGACCCCCTCCCTTGAACTACAGGacacatttttggttttgttttcttttttgggtctttcaagacaggctttctctgtaaagccctggctgtcctggaactcactctgtagaccaggctggccttgaactcagaaatccatctgcctctgcctcctaagtgctgggattaaaggtgtaacaTTTTGTTTCTATATAGAGCCCTTAGAAACATTCCCAGGTTTACATGCCCAACTCCACATTTCTGTTCTCATGTCAAGATCTTTAAACTTCCACCAAGACCCAAGAGGATGTGTCAGAGGCTGAGCCGACGGGCCGGCCACTCGACACCCCACCCTCCGTCTCCAGCTGCAAGGTTCAGAGGTGCACATGCCACCACTCACAGGTTTAACATCCAAAAGGATGGAGGACTTAGCCACCAGTGTGGGCTTCTTGGACTTCTTCTCTGCGTACTGGCGTAGCCTCTCCTCCCGTAGTCGGGCGGCCTccttatcttcttcttcctcgtcACTGCCAAACAGGTCAATGTCATCGTCCTCATCGTCCTCTGCTGGTGTGGCGCCTTTCTTGGCTGGGGGCTCCACTTGACGCATAGGAGAGACATGCTgccacagaggaagggaggaaggctgAGACTCATCCAGCCTCTAAATTCCCGCTAACTGCAGGAAAGCCAGCCCTCGGGAGACAGTCTCAGACCTCAGCCTGCCCTGAGGGTCAGACTTCCCCGGGACAGTCAGTAGGTAGGGACAGAAGCCAGGACATGTCCGGggctccttcccaagtgggaagACTCACTTGGGTCTGTGGGGCTGTGGCTCGGGGGGTTGGTGAACTCTTCTCCAGAGTGCTCAGCCGGGCCTCCAACTTGGAAATGGCCTGCTGCAAATCTTGCACCACTGTAGGCACAAGGGGGACACCAGTCAGATAGCAGGGGCTGGAGCTGGAGCCCCACCTGTCAGGCGCAAGCCCTCACCGCCTCGCAGGTTCTGGTTCTCCACTTCCAGACTGGCGATCCTCACAAGGAGCTCACTGTGGTCTCCACCAGGTCCACTGGAGGCTCCAGGGCCTGAGCTCTGCAAGGGAGGAAGAAGCTGCTCAGTCCATAGCCTGTTTCTAGGATGCCCTCACAGTCACTCAGAAGCAGAGCCCAGACTGAGGTGAAAGTCTGGCAAAGGCTCACTCAGTCTTAATGGGTACCGTGTGGTACCTGGTCAAGGATCTGCTGGAGAAGCAACAAAGGAAGGTAAGGGACAAGACACCCTTCCTGCTTAGGGTGAGCAGCGAAGACCTGTTGTCTTCAAGAATGGCTGTACACTGTGACCATCTCAGCCAAGCAGAGCACATAGGACAGGGGAGCTAAACAGAAAGCAACAGGGCAGGACTTACAGTCCCAGGGGTGGCCTGGCCCAGGGCCTCAGGGGAGTTGGGCAGCATCACCTTGAGCTAGAAACAGGAGGGAAAGCAATTGAGGGGCTAGAAGGAAGGGGTGTGCAGGTGGTGCCAGCACCTGTGATCTTGCTCCTGAGGTGGCCCCAGAAGGCTCAAGAGGGCACAGGGCAGGCTCCCCTTGCAGAAAACCCAGACTTCTGCTTCATGCTCTCAGCTGTTAGCTCCACTCATAGTTAGGAAGGTTACTGGCTCTGAAAAAACAGTTGCATGCAAGTCCTAGCCCAGCAGGCTCTGCTAGGACATCTTCTGGGGGGCAGTCAAGCACTCTCAGTATTTGCTACCAGAATCTGCTCCATAGAAGAGGTAACAGACAGACAGCAAACACAGGCCTTTGCCAAACACCAGCTACGTGGGCCTTCACCCAAGTGACCAGGTAAGGCAGGCAGCATTTGAGCTGAAAGTAAAGAtaaccttgtttgtttgttttggtttttcaagacagggtttctctgtataataacagccctggctgtcctggactccttgttgaccagggtggccttgaactcagagacctgcctgcctctgcctcctgagtgctgggattaaaggagtgtgccaccatggctGGCTACTTTTTTGACTTGGTATGATAGCAGAGCCCTAGGCAGGAAAGCAAGAGCTGTTTCCAAAATACCTGGGGGCTTTCCCACTCTATACAGCAGGCCTTAGACAAAACAAAGGACCTGGCAAGGGACAGCACAGTTGAGCTGAGAGGAAATGGCTGCTGAGCCTGCCCCAGCTTGTTGGGGGCTGAAGTCAATGTGCCTGGCTAAGTGCACAAATCTTTTACCCCAAACCACAGGATCATGAGTTTGGAGTTGGGAACGATAGGATGAGAACAGAAGTCAGGTAGGACCAAAAAGGGGTGATGTGTGTGTAGCCTTTTGAAAAGGCTATGCACTCTTTGACCTCCTGTAGAATAGTGCCCTAGAAATGCCTGTACTTGAATTCCGCTAGTTCACACAGTACGGCAGATTTAATAGATGAACTAAGGCCCTAGaccagctgttctcaacctgtaggtagGTCTCAACCCCTTTATTGGGTTGAACAACTAAGACCAttagaaagcaaagatttacattagatattctctctctctctctggttttttttgagacagggtttctctgtgtagccctggctgtcctgaaactcactctgtagaccaggctggcctcaaactcagaaatccgcctgcctctgcctcccagagtgctgggattacaggtgtgtgccaccaccaccaccccattaGATTcttaacagtagtaaaattacagttttgaagtagtaCTGAAACTAATTTtgtggctgggggtcaccacgccatgaggaactgtattaaaggtcgcagtgttaggaaggttgagatctAGATGTGCTATGCCCAGCAGCAGGAAccagacacagagaggcagggaTGACCAGACAGGTGCAAAAGGAGGAGCAGCTTTTCCCCagacttctgaaggaccctgtgGACGCCTTGGTTCTGTTCCACAAGATGCCTCTAAGGATCTGAACCCCAgaactggttttttgtttgtttgtttgtttgtttgtttggattttggttttttcaagacagggtttctctgtatagccctggctgtcctggaactcattctgtagaccaggctgtcctcgaactcagaaatctgcctgcctctgcctcctagagtgctgggattacaggcgtgcaccactaccaccaggcTCAGAACTGTTAAAGATGGCAGATCTGTGTCAGTGTAAGTCACTAGCTGTGTGGGATGCTACTGGGACAAATTCCTAAAGATGTGGAGAGGGCAGTGGGCACCGACCTTAAGAGGCTGGAAATACAGTAGGGAGTTTAGTCTCTCTGTCTCCAGGACTTCTATGTGGGATCTTcaactgaaattttttttttcctctcaaaacCCCGTCTACAGTGCAGACCTCACACTTGTGGCAATCGTCTAGCCTTAGCTTTCCCTAGGGCTGTGATTGTATACCTGGCCCGGAAGCTGATATTTCCAAGCCAAGTGTGGACGGTGGAGCATGCTTTCTTTTTGCTACttatgggagggagaagagaagctgggggaaaACTGGAGCAGAAAGAAGACAGGGCCAGATGGCTGAGGAAACTGTTTAATACAGTCCATCATAgagtgcaagaaaaaaaaaaaaaaagacatagtcaggagagcgGAATGGGGAGGGCAGCAGGGCTGCCTTGGGAAGATGGAAGGCCAGAGAGCAGCTGTATCATAGAATCATAGATGCATTTCCATAGCCATCTTGGCAGAAGCCAAGAAACACAATGGGACTGAAAATACCCAGAGTAATCTCCTGTGATGGCACAGATTTCTGTGACAAAGTACATTTGC
This portion of the Apodemus sylvaticus chromosome 17, mApoSyl1.1, whole genome shotgun sequence genome encodes:
- the Naprt gene encoding nicotinate phosphoribosyltransferase; this encodes MEMELDGEGRMVVRPLLTDLYQATMALGYWRAGRACEAAEFELFFRHCPFGGSFALTAGLQDCVRFLRAFRLRDADLQFLASVLPPDTDPAFFEHLRALDCSGVTVRALPEGSLAFPGVPLLQVSGPLLLVQLLETPLLCLVSYASLVATNAARLRLIAGPDKKLLEMGLRRAQGPDGGFTASIYSYLGGFNSSSNTLAGQLRGVPVAGTLAHSFVTSFSGSEVPPDPMLAPASSEGPTVDLPASVNLWLKRVCMSLGLEEQEPHPGERAAFVAYALAFPRAFQGLLDSYSVRRSGLPNFLAVALALGELGYRAVGVRLDSGDLLQQAKEIRGIFRTVGAQFQVPWLESVPIAVSNNIDEKELARLAQKGSEVNVIGIGTNVVTCPKQPSLGCVYKLVSVGGQPRIKLTEDPEKQTLPGSKAAFRFLDPDGFLLLDLLQLAEEPPPKAGQELRVWPRGAQEPRTVKPAQVEPLLRLYLQQGQLYETLPSLDESRSFAQQSLSRLRPAHKQLQSPAVYPVALSEKLWALVDSLSARGPL
- the Eef1d gene encoding elongation factor 1-delta isoform X1, which gives rise to MATNFLAHEKVWFDKFKYDDAERRFYEQMNGPVTSGSRQENGASVILRDIARARENIQKSLAGLKVMLPNSPEALGQATPGTSSGPGASSGPGGDHSELLVRIASLEVENQNLRGVVQDLQQAISKLEARLSTLEKSSPTPRATAPQTQHVSPMRQVEPPAKKGATPAEDDEDDDIDLFGSDEEEEDKEAARLREERLRQYAEKKSKKPTLVAKSSILLDVKPWDDETDMAQLETCVRSIQLDGLVWGGSKLVPVGYGIRKLQIQCVVEDDKVGTDLLEEEITKFEEHVQSVDIAAFNKI
- the Eef1d gene encoding elongation factor 1-delta isoform X2 is translated as MATNFLAHEKVWFDKFKYDDAERRFYEQMNGPVTSGSRQENGASVILRDIARARENIQKSLAGSSGPGASSGPGGDHSELLVRIASLEVENQNLRGVVQDLQQAISKLEARLSTLEKSSPTPRATAPQTQHVSPMRQVEPPAKKGATPAEDDEDDDIDLFGSDEEEEDKEAARLREERLRQYAEKKSKKPTLVAKSSILLDVKPWDDETDMAQLETCVRSIQLDGLVWGGSKLVPVGYGIRKLQIQCVVEDDKVGTDLLEEEITKFEEHVQSVDIAAFNKI
- the Eef1d gene encoding elongation factor 1-delta isoform X4; amino-acid sequence: MATNFLAHEKVWFDKFKYDDAERRFYEQMNGPVTSGSRQSSGPGASSGPGGDHSELLVRIASLEVENQNLRGVVQDLQQAISKLEARLSTLEKSSPTPRATAPQTQHVSPMRQVEPPAKKGATPAEDDEDDDIDLFGSDEEEEDKEAARLREERLRQYAEKKSKKPTLVAKSSILLDVKPWDDETDMAQLETCVRSIQLDGLVWGGSKLVPVGYGIRKLQIQCVVEDDKVGTDLLEEEITKFEEHVQSVDIAAFNKI
- the Eef1d gene encoding elongation factor 1-delta isoform X3; translated protein: MATNFLAHEKVWFDKFKYDDAERRFYEQMNGPVTSGSRQLKVMLPNSPEALGQATPGTSSGPGASSGPGGDHSELLVRIASLEVENQNLRGVVQDLQQAISKLEARLSTLEKSSPTPRATAPQTQHVSPMRQVEPPAKKGATPAEDDEDDDIDLFGSDEEEEDKEAARLREERLRQYAEKKSKKPTLVAKSSILLDVKPWDDETDMAQLETCVRSIQLDGLVWGGSKLVPVGYGIRKLQIQCVVEDDKVGTDLLEEEITKFEEHVQSVDIAAFNKI